A window of Watersipora subatra chromosome 10, tzWatSuba1.1, whole genome shotgun sequence genomic DNA:
AACTGCCACcctttatgatttttatttctCATTCCTTTTCACATAATGATCATTTGAGTTACGCATTAAAAATGGCTCTCTACTTGAAAAAAAACAACGAATATTTATTCAAAAGAAGAAGCTGGTTTTTCTGACTTGGTCATGGTAGACTTGCAGAATTTAGCGCAGCACATTCTTGCACTGATGAGCTACAGTTAAGCGGCCACAAATTGAAactcatcccacgaccaaacacaagcgaagccattgtttgggagcttcatgataaatgcatatgcgcacacaactcccaaaaaattatccgtcaaccACCGTAACCAAactcttgtaccgaaatcccatcaacaaatttaaccattttggtGTAGAGTCAATTAAGTATAATGATGAtccaaaacacatacaaacctatttaaatatgttaccatgtCTTTGAATATCattgcaatatcctaaaactaacccatctgattggattatacacaaatagacagattaatttggcctaaaatcgctattaaaacctgacaagccttttttaatcaaagttaagaccTTAAGCTTAATGGGCACATAAAATGAGTAgctactttggtattccaactgatgcccAAAGCAGAGAAAGTAAAGGAAaggacgatgatatttttttaacgattcttataagattattacaatatttaattgtaagaattaTTTTTCGATTTTGTAAGATtgttataagatttagttataagaataatcattcgaatttacaagatcaaagtatatagtgaccgatggtgtgcaattaTAGGCCTATGTTAAAATCTAAATactagctaaaatctgtttagatttttaatatcagcataattttttagatataagtgcagaaatctagataaatatcacaacttcttgatattggttgctatgaccaatgatatacagcacctctcccagcctgtgtatattacacagcagctagccattttacttataatattgcatttcttctattgcaggggagagatataaacatataatcttctcctttcattattgctgtttgttgtacataataacatctAGTATATTACAtttaccattgcagctaccattgcagttttcctattgcactgcagtgccatttgactgctaacaTTGCATTTTTCCATCAGCAGTAgtctaccctttctttttccattatcactttggtcgtgggctgtgtGACAGGGAAATTGCTagttaaaaaatggtttaaggTAAGGCGGATTACTTGCAGAAATATAATCTACGAAGAAATTTTTGTGTGATAGACTTTACAGAAAACCTTAATCTAATTTTTTGCAGGCATCTAGACTTATAAAATATGAGTgttaagtttgtttttattgaaaattatttacCCATCATCAGTGAGAGCTCAGCTAAAATCTGTATTCTGAAGATGTGATATAACCCCTTCTttgtgtaaaggaaactgccaaTTTCCTTTGCTCTTTCCAAGGCAAACAACACCGAGTGTTAACTGTCACTGAAATTTATGTTTgcttaataaatatacaaacatTCATGTGTGGCAGACAATCAACCAAGAACATACATACAGAGAGTGTGTGCACAGTACCACTCAACTTCAATGAATGATTCCTCTTTGTTTCCAATTTTTATATGCAGTCTAGACACTGCCCCTTTTCTTTGTTTTAcgcattttgtttttttttctttgcacGTTTTCTTTCCGGTCGTTTCCTGGGTCCCACAACTTTCTTCTCGACCGCCTAGCTTTTTTCTTTGCCCCTAGCTTTCTTGTCAGTTACTGGGCTTTATTCTCTTTCCCTCGGCTTTTCTCTCGCTAGTCTATATGTTTTTACCTAGGGCCGGACCTTCCTCGGTATCTCGAAGGCTTGATCCTACAACCATGGTGTTCAGAAGGTCTATCCCTATGGCCCTGATCACAGTGCTATGCCATTACATCTGTTTATAGCACAGATAGGAGTACAGTTGTGTAtaattttcataataaaaaactaattaATTAGTAACTACATGCAGATCACCTAGTGTATGCCTTATTAAAGATGAACGTacacaagttttgttgattACATCAGAAGGTACTGATATTTCTCTATTATTTGCAAATTCTTTTCATGTCTGAAGTGATCAAAATGCCAGACttgttttgagattaaaatcGATGAAACTCGATCATTATTACAATGTTCAGAAAAAGAATACACgtaaaatgacatcattagtttttatcattgCGATAGTTTATATTGACTATTGCGCTCAAGTTTAAGCCTTACACGACTTTATTATGTCCATCTCTTTGCAATGATAGACATCGTAATCACACTTTCAATTGATCTGATCATTTTAATCGTGAGCAAATtcattaattttaatcttgaaacatccggACAAccagatcaactcaaacattaATACAATTGCATACGATAGAAAATAACTAATactttttggtaaaatttacaaaacaatTGGGTAATTTCATCATTAACAGCCTATGTGGTGAGCAAAATGCCAAACACATAGCGGAAGCTCACTGCCTACATATTGCTAGACGCAGTCTGAGTCAAGTTTAGTATTGATTTATGCTGGCCATAAACGAGCCATAAACAACCAGCTAGCCAAGCCTGGTCAAGATTCAATAATTGGTTGATTAGGGGCCATTGCTTACTGAGCCATAGTAATTATTGTCTAGTGTGGCCATATTTCACAAAGTGGTTAGTTATAGTAAACGTCGCTTAGCTCAAGGCAGAACTGTTTGCATTATTCGAACATTTACATTAGTAGGTCGCTTCCGCTAGGGTGTCAATATAAGCGCTTAGTTAAAAGTATCAAATGATTCCTTCGCTGCTCGATGTAGAACTGAATCCTTATTCTTATATATTATGCTTCCAGCATACATCAAcactaaaaagtaaaattaggCCCATTTATAAAACCACATAACATTTATAAACCCATAACCAGACTAAAACAAAGTTATGCCTAATGATTATGAATTTTTAAACAATCAAAGTGATAAGATTAAGTAATAAAGTTATGATGATTGTAGGCTTACACTTGATCCAACGCTAAGCCAAGAAGAgaattttaaaaaatgcaacacatttttttaatttaaagttaATTTCATATTTGAAGTGGCAAGGCAacgcaaatttattttttaattgtatatccataattataaaattttccACAGTCTGTTAAAACCACATTGGTACctgaacattttattttaaaaaagtgatTTGCATGTTATTGATATTTATTACACTGTTGCATTTTCTATGCTAGAAAAAAgggtttttttaaattattgaattcaaagttttatttgtgaaatatCATACTGATTTCATTACTCTGTTGTTATCAGCAGCACATGCAGTATTTATTTGCGTGTTACTACAAagaattaaaaattaaactagtaaTACAATATTTAACCAAGTTTCTATTGCAATCATATAGTTAATTATGTGAGAAGCTGTAATACGAAACAAAGATACAATCAAACTAACAAAGAGTATATTCATATATGCTCTAGAATAATGGTGTAGCTGTAATATGCAAAGCCTCGGTGCAGCTTAGAACAAATTTGCTACGAGTAACCCAAAAAGAACAAGGGCAAAGCTGGCAGCGAAATTTGGAGAGCTGGATATTAGGGAATCAGTGTTGCAGTAGTCGGATCTGCATCGGCAAATTGTTGCACCATTTCTTTTACTGCAGCCATTTTTGAAGTTGTACTTGTCTAGCTCATCGGCTCCGCAAGACTTGCTCACTGAAAACCAGTGTAGCGAATATTTAAAAGGAAACAGGATACATATATTCTGTAAATctagaaaaaaattgatgaaaaaataagctttaaattaaaataatatttttttattattattttaagaCTGTTATTAaggttattatttttattctaaagTAATTTTACTGAAGTTGGTTACAATCAAGCAATTTGAGCAGCTTTAGTTGACAAACTAAACATAAATGTGTATTATCAattagttttagttttttaaatattagtgATTTCGGTGGTTCGAGCTGAATAATATTATGAA
This region includes:
- the LOC137406451 gene encoding uncharacterized protein, which codes for MDSRVLFIIGALIAGCFARSCYNCVDCETGENMKIDCTIISSSDSCYATYDKSNDRVSKSCGADELDKYNFKNGCSKRNGATICRCRSDYCNTDSLISSSPNFAASFALVLFGLLVANLF